The Fervidibacillus albus genome contains a region encoding:
- a CDS encoding transposase family protein: MSHNYFIRNLLHIKDKNIIFEENFCVEEKIKGVKSKIFHGILTYQPKACYVCGHVFDHQMIKHGFKTSIIKMPSVSGFNAYLKLKKQRYYGKHCQSTFTLTTDVVAKNCFISNNTKAAIALHATFISCLAGP; encoded by the coding sequence ATGTCTCATAATTATTTTATACGCAATTTGTTACATATAAAAGATAAAAATATTATTTTTGAAGAGAATTTTTGTGTGGAGGAGAAGATAAAAGGAGTTAAATCCAAAATTTTCCATGGCATATTAACTTATCAGCCAAAGGCTTGTTATGTTTGTGGACATGTCTTTGATCATCAAATGATAAAACATGGTTTTAAAACCTCTATTATTAAAATGCCCAGTGTATCTGGGTTTAACGCATATTTGAAGCTCAAAAAACAGCGATACTATGGTAAACATTGTCAGTCCACTTTTACTTTAACAACTGACGTTGTAGCTAAAAACTGCTTTATCTCCAATAATACGAAGGCTGCGATTGCCCTTCATGCGACATTCATCAGTTGTTTAGCAGGGCCCTAA
- a CDS encoding flavodoxin, with the protein MSNIIIVFASMSGNTEEMAEAIAQGIKQEGESPIVKFVDDCSVSELLSYKACLLGAYTWGDGDLPDEFLDFYDDLDTIELNGKKAAVFGSCDSFYNKVGAAVDILIDKLSERGAEVVLPGLKVELTPTNEDIEVCKEFGRKFARSVTHSE; encoded by the coding sequence ATGAGCAATATTATTATCGTTTTTGCTAGTATGTCAGGGAACACGGAAGAAATGGCTGAAGCAATTGCTCAAGGTATAAAACAAGAAGGTGAGTCTCCAATTGTAAAATTTGTCGACGATTGTTCGGTCTCAGAATTATTATCGTATAAAGCCTGCCTTCTAGGAGCATATACTTGGGGAGACGGAGATTTGCCTGATGAATTTTTAGATTTTTATGATGATCTAGATACAATCGAATTAAATGGTAAAAAGGCTGCTGTTTTTGGGTCTTGTGATTCCTTCTATAATAAAGTTGGTGCGGCTGTGGATATTTTAATCGACAAGTTATCAGAAAGGGGAGCGGAAGTTGTTTTACCCGGTTTGAAAGTTGAATTGACACCAACAAATGAAGATATTGAAGTTTGTAAAGAATTTGGACGCAAGTTTGCACGGAGCGTAACACATTCTGAATGA
- a CDS encoding amino acid ABC transporter substrate-binding protein, with the protein MKRKMFALLSILFVGFVIAGCSDAESSDSDQGDQEDNELVIGIDDAFAPMGFRDENNEIVGFDIDMAKAAGEIMGKEVIFQPIDWSTKESELMSGRIDLIWNGYTITEERQEKVLFTEPYLENAQVIVTLQDSDITELDDLKGKNVGLQAQSSALDALNANPISEEVGSITEFSDNVLALNDLKTGRIDAVVIDEIVIDYYMTKEADTYKVLDEALAPEQYGVGVKKGNEELLEELQAALDQMNEDGTSAEISIKWFGVDKVLK; encoded by the coding sequence ATGAAACGAAAAATGTTTGCACTACTATCGATTTTATTTGTTGGATTCGTCATTGCAGGGTGTTCAGATGCTGAGTCATCGGATTCAGACCAAGGGGATCAAGAGGATAATGAATTAGTCATCGGCATTGATGATGCGTTTGCGCCGATGGGTTTCCGAGATGAAAACAATGAAATCGTCGGCTTCGATATCGATATGGCAAAGGCAGCGGGAGAAATTATGGGAAAAGAAGTGATATTCCAACCGATCGATTGGTCGACGAAGGAAAGCGAATTAATGAGTGGACGCATTGATTTAATTTGGAATGGGTACACGATTACGGAAGAACGACAAGAAAAAGTATTATTTACGGAGCCGTATTTGGAAAACGCTCAAGTAATCGTAACGTTACAAGATTCTGATATTACCGAACTCGACGATTTAAAAGGGAAGAACGTCGGGTTGCAAGCCCAGTCTTCCGCCCTCGACGCATTAAACGCCAATCCGATTAGCGAAGAGGTAGGGAGCATCACAGAGTTTTCCGACAATGTACTGGCGTTAAATGATTTGAAAACCGGACGTATTGATGCAGTTGTCATCGATGAAATTGTTATCGACTACTATATGACGAAAGAAGCAGATACGTACAAAGTGTTGGATGAAGCGTTAGCACCGGAACAATACGGTGTCGGTGTGAAAAAAGGAAATGAGGAACTACTTGAAGAATTACAGGCTGCTTTAGATCAAATGAATGAAGACGGAACGAGTGCGGAAATATCGATCAAATGGTTCGGTGTTGATAAAGTTTTGAAATAA
- a CDS encoding amino acid ABC transporter permease, translating into MSFDYIVQISGPMLEGAKVTLLTFLIVIILSIPIGFLITLAGRSRFRPLTWFIKGYIYVMRGTPLLLQLLVICFGLPMIPGIGQYLVLDRFVAALIGFVLNYAAYFAEIFRGGLLAIDKGQYEAAQVLGMNRWQTMTRIILPQMFRVTLPSVTNETITLVKDTALLYAVAVPELLHYAQTAVNRDFTILPFFIAGLMYLLITLILTFFLKRIEMKVKFE; encoded by the coding sequence ATGTCGTTCGATTATATTGTTCAAATTTCCGGTCCGATGTTGGAAGGGGCTAAGGTGACACTTCTTACGTTTTTAATCGTCATCATCCTCTCCATCCCGATCGGCTTTCTTATTACGTTAGCTGGTCGAAGTCGATTTCGTCCGCTTACTTGGTTCATTAAAGGATACATCTATGTCATGCGGGGGACGCCGTTACTTTTACAATTGTTAGTTATTTGCTTTGGACTTCCGATGATTCCAGGTATCGGCCAATATTTAGTGCTCGATCGGTTTGTCGCTGCTCTCATTGGATTTGTTTTAAATTATGCCGCTTATTTTGCAGAAATTTTCCGAGGGGGTCTCTTGGCAATCGATAAAGGTCAGTATGAAGCGGCACAAGTACTTGGAATGAATCGGTGGCAAACGATGACGCGAATTATTTTGCCGCAAATGTTTCGGGTTACTTTACCATCCGTGACAAATGAAACGATTACCCTTGTCAAGGATACGGCTTTATTGTATGCCGTTGCCGTTCCCGAACTTCTTCATTATGCTCAAACGGCCGTCAATCGGGATTTTACGATTTTACCCTTCTTTATAGCTGGATTGATGTATTTATTGATTACGCTCATTTTAACGTTTTTCTTGAAGCGAATTGAAATGAAAGTGAAATTTGAATAG
- a CDS encoding amino acid ABC transporter ATP-binding protein, producing the protein MEILRVENVKKSFDGELILKNIRFTVNKNEVVALIGPSGSGKSTMLRSLVHLETIDDGEIYIDGEYMVKNGKYGKPQQIRNIQRKLGMVFQHFNLFPHLTVRKNLELAPKLAKLDTDEAISQRSEQLLEKVGLGNRMDAYPSKLSGGQKQRVAIARALMMKPKLMLFDEPTSALDPELTGEVLSVMKELAAEQMTMVVVTHEMAFAKEVADRIIFMDRGEIVEEGTPDEIFQNPQNERTKAFLKRM; encoded by the coding sequence GTGGAAATTTTACGGGTGGAAAATGTGAAAAAATCCTTTGATGGCGAGCTGATTTTAAAAAATATTCGTTTTACCGTTAACAAAAATGAAGTAGTGGCACTCATCGGGCCTTCTGGTTCGGGAAAAAGTACAATGTTGCGTAGTCTCGTTCATTTGGAAACGATCGATGATGGAGAAATATATATTGATGGGGAATATATGGTAAAAAACGGAAAGTACGGAAAACCCCAACAAATTCGAAATATCCAGCGAAAATTAGGGATGGTATTCCAACATTTCAATTTATTTCCCCATTTAACGGTGCGAAAAAATTTGGAATTGGCTCCGAAATTGGCGAAATTGGACACAGATGAAGCCATTTCGCAAAGAAGTGAACAGTTATTGGAAAAAGTTGGGCTCGGAAATCGAATGGATGCATATCCGTCAAAACTTTCTGGTGGACAAAAGCAAAGGGTAGCCATCGCTCGGGCGTTAATGATGAAACCGAAATTGATGTTATTCGATGAGCCGACTTCAGCCTTAGATCCAGAGCTGACCGGGGAAGTATTAAGCGTGATGAAGGAGCTTGCCGCAGAACAAATGACGATGGTTGTCGTCACCCACGAAATGGCTTTTGCAAAAGAGGTAGCTGACCGGATTATTTTTATGGATCGGGGTGAAATCGTCGAGGAAGGAACACCGGATGAAATTTTCCAAAATCCGCAAAACGAACGTACGAAAGCCTTTTTAAAAAGAATGTAA
- a CDS encoding anti-sigma factor, whose product MKGNNHIPEETIIDYVSGELEEQEEEQIQRHLNECERCMEMAVHWRQLFDYNRREPVQPPPTLKENMWQMVHSKKTKKRKEIWKPVTAVCTFAATIGLLFLVFKGEMEEKPYEVVKNDEIPFETFHSTPNTKQLNIVPAVNHQQINGNMWINGDTKEMFLEVDGLPHYPNRDYQLWIIFSNDDVEGELLILQDGASRIFFQGIDVEKFKLIKASVEPKGGSTYQTGPDTFFVDFNH is encoded by the coding sequence GTGAAAGGGAACAACCATATTCCGGAAGAAACGATCATTGATTACGTATCTGGGGAATTGGAGGAACAAGAAGAAGAACAAATCCAACGACATTTAAATGAATGTGAACGTTGTATGGAAATGGCGGTTCATTGGCGACAATTATTCGATTACAATCGTCGAGAACCGGTCCAACCACCTCCTACATTAAAAGAAAATATGTGGCAAATGGTTCACAGTAAAAAAACGAAAAAAAGAAAGGAAATATGGAAACCGGTAACAGCTGTATGTACCTTCGCTGCCACCATCGGATTATTATTTCTCGTCTTTAAAGGGGAAATGGAAGAGAAGCCATATGAAGTTGTTAAAAATGATGAAATTCCCTTTGAAACGTTCCATTCCACACCGAACACGAAACAGTTAAATATCGTACCGGCTGTCAACCATCAACAGATTAATGGTAATATGTGGATCAACGGCGACACGAAGGAAATGTTTTTGGAAGTAGACGGTCTCCCCCATTATCCAAATCGAGATTACCAACTATGGATTATTTTTTCCAATGATGACGTGGAAGGGGAATTGTTAATTTTGCAAGACGGAGCATCCCGCATCTTTTTCCAAGGAATCGATGTGGAAAAATTTAAGCTTATTAAAGCAAGTGTCGAACCAAAGGGTGGAAGTACGTATCAAACCGGACCGGATACATTTTTCGTCGACTTTAATCATTAG
- a CDS encoding RNA polymerase sigma factor yields MEDKEALQLIKNMTVGSKHSFDQFYETYIPFVFQIAYHMLGDYSEAEDVSQDVFLEVLQKIDQYDPKKGSVKAWLAVKTKSRCLDRLRKKRPVLVNRLEKMAREKEQGADMAFLEQIEKKIIFDALTHLPEAQREAIVRSYFNGETHREIAGAMEKPLGSIKSLIRYGLNNLRKQKNIVHWVESNGGDGK; encoded by the coding sequence TTGGAAGACAAAGAAGCACTTCAACTGATAAAAAACATGACCGTTGGATCGAAACATTCCTTTGATCAGTTTTATGAAACATATATCCCTTTTGTATTTCAAATCGCCTATCATATGCTCGGTGATTATTCAGAAGCGGAAGATGTAAGCCAAGATGTATTCCTTGAAGTATTGCAAAAAATCGACCAATACGACCCGAAAAAAGGAAGTGTAAAAGCTTGGCTAGCAGTAAAAACGAAAAGCCGGTGTCTCGACCGTCTACGAAAGAAGAGACCTGTACTTGTAAACCGATTGGAAAAAATGGCCCGTGAAAAAGAACAGGGGGCAGACATGGCTTTTCTCGAACAAATCGAAAAAAAGATTATTTTCGATGCTTTAACTCACCTCCCTGAAGCACAAAGGGAGGCAATCGTTCGTTCCTATTTCAATGGAGAAACACATCGAGAAATTGCCGGTGCGATGGAAAAACCACTCGGTTCCATTAAATCATTGATCCGTTACGGATTAAATAATTTGCGGAAACAAAAAAACATCGTCCATTGGGTCGAATCCAACGGAGGTGATGGAAAGTGA
- a CDS encoding NEW3 domain-containing protein, translating to MKKKFRFVLFSLLFIVGFSFQPKLNVYAAGNLTLFTPYTGLSVTPGDTLDYSVDVINSGSSILNVTFQLEDLPEGWDYSITSGGKDIKQLSVRENSEEQLNVEVTVPLDADKADYRFNLVANGEGNNDASLPFLVTVSEQGTFQTELTSEQSNLEGHADSSFSYTVTLKNRTASEQNYALSSSAASGWTVKFQSGSDSITSIALEPNESKDITVDVTPPENVEAGEYEIPIKAATSNTSADLTLEAVITGTYDIELTTPTGNLSTDITAGGEKTVDLVVKNTGTAPLLDVTLKSSTPPNWETEFDTSTIAELNPGEEKTVKATIQASDDAIAGDYVVSFTASAPETSSDATFRVSVETSTLWGIVGIVIIVGVIAGLYYLVKKYGRR from the coding sequence ATGAAGAAAAAATTTCGTTTCGTTCTTTTTTCACTCCTTTTCATCGTCGGTTTTTCTTTTCAGCCGAAACTAAACGTTTATGCGGCTGGGAACTTGACGTTGTTCACACCGTATACCGGTCTTTCGGTGACTCCGGGTGATACACTTGATTATTCTGTCGATGTTATAAATTCGGGTTCATCCATTTTGAATGTAACATTTCAATTGGAGGATCTACCAGAAGGATGGGATTATTCCATCACGTCGGGAGGGAAGGACATTAAACAACTTTCCGTTCGAGAAAATAGTGAAGAACAACTGAATGTGGAAGTTACCGTTCCCCTCGATGCAGATAAAGCGGATTATCGTTTTAACTTAGTGGCAAATGGTGAAGGAAATAACGATGCAAGTTTACCGTTTCTCGTAACCGTTTCGGAACAAGGAACCTTTCAAACGGAACTCACGTCGGAACAATCGAATTTGGAAGGTCATGCCGATTCTTCCTTTTCTTACACCGTTACATTGAAAAACCGGACGGCAAGTGAACAAAATTACGCCCTTAGTTCGTCAGCTGCGAGCGGTTGGACGGTGAAGTTTCAATCCGGGAGCGATTCGATTACATCCATCGCCTTAGAACCGAATGAATCGAAAGACATTACCGTCGATGTGACACCACCGGAAAACGTGGAAGCAGGGGAATATGAAATTCCGATTAAAGCGGCGACGAGCAACACGTCTGCAGATTTAACGTTAGAAGCGGTCATTACTGGAACGTACGACATCGAATTGACGACACCGACGGGCAATTTAAGTACAGATATAACCGCTGGAGGGGAGAAAACAGTCGATCTCGTCGTAAAAAATACGGGGACGGCACCGTTATTGGACGTTACCCTAAAATCGAGCACACCGCCGAATTGGGAGACGGAATTTGATACGAGTACGATCGCGGAATTAAATCCTGGTGAAGAAAAGACGGTGAAGGCGACGATTCAAGCCTCGGATGATGCCATTGCAGGGGATTATGTCGTCAGTTTCACAGCTTCTGCGCCAGAAACGTCCAGTGATGCAACATTCCGGGTATCCGTAGAAACGTCAACCTTGTGGGGCATCGTCGGCATCGTTATTATCGTTGGTGTCATCGCTGGATTATACTATCTCGTGAAAAAATACGGGAGGAGATAA
- a CDS encoding ABC transporter ATP-binding protein, translating to MSRPIIELDDVSKKYDEQYAVDHLTLSVKKGEIFGLLGPNGAGKTTTILMLLGLSEPTSGKVRVSGIDSTRNPIEVKRKVGYLPDDLGFYQHMTGYENLMYTAELNGIPTKVAKERATELLKKVNLLDSANKKTGKYSRGMRQRLGLADVLMKNPEVIILDEPTLGIDPEGVREFLQLIRQLNQEEHITVLLSSHHLHQVQQICDRVGIFVKGKLIAEGNMESLGKQLFLEDTYHIHVSASPLSDDLLQKLKAIPNVNKVEIERSTVNLYCQEDVSATISKVIVESGSSLYGIQKKNYGLDEIYHRYFEGREADGRK from the coding sequence GTGTCCCGACCAATTATTGAACTAGATGATGTGTCGAAAAAATATGATGAACAATATGCCGTAGACCACTTAACCCTTTCTGTAAAAAAAGGGGAGATATTTGGCTTACTCGGTCCGAACGGTGCAGGGAAAACGACGACGATTCTCATGCTTTTAGGACTGAGTGAACCGACTTCTGGTAAGGTCCGGGTCAGTGGGATTGATTCGACGAGAAATCCGATTGAGGTCAAAAGAAAGGTGGGTTATCTCCCTGACGATTTAGGTTTTTATCAACATATGACGGGTTATGAAAATTTGATGTATACAGCCGAACTAAATGGAATTCCGACAAAGGTGGCAAAGGAACGAGCGACGGAATTATTGAAGAAAGTAAATTTACTCGATTCCGCGAATAAAAAAACGGGCAAATATTCCCGAGGGATGAGACAACGACTCGGACTTGCCGATGTGTTAATGAAAAACCCGGAAGTGATCATATTGGATGAGCCGACGTTAGGAATCGACCCTGAAGGTGTGAGGGAATTTCTTCAATTAATCCGACAATTAAATCAAGAGGAACATATTACCGTACTATTATCGTCCCATCACTTACATCAAGTGCAGCAAATTTGTGATCGGGTAGGAATTTTTGTTAAAGGAAAATTAATCGCCGAAGGAAATATGGAAAGTTTAGGAAAACAACTATTTTTAGAAGACACGTACCATATTCATGTTTCCGCCTCTCCACTATCGGATGATTTATTGCAAAAATTAAAAGCGATTCCGAATGTGAATAAAGTCGAAATCGAGCGAAGCACCGTTAATTTGTATTGCCAAGAAGATGTATCGGCGACGATTAGTAAAGTGATTGTCGAATCCGGATCTTCGTTGTATGGTATTCAGAAGAAAAATTATGGTCTCGATGAAATTTATCATCGTTATTTTGAAGGACGTGAAGCGGATGGAAGAAAGTAA
- a CDS encoding ABC transporter permease yields MVSMKFIIVILKDVKRMEESKRMITLKTWFRSKVWAKKNTDRKRETAGTNVFLAIVRKEFTDYLTSWRIIILLAIILLTCFGSLYTAVTTIQDVIGESNDAEEIAKNAYLFLKLFTVSDGTLPSFVTFVGFLGPLLGIALGFDAINSERNRGTLSRLLSQPIPRDYVINGKFVAALLLNVVLFFALGFIFMALGILIIGIPPTFEEFFRILFFLLLIIVYIAFWLNLGILFSVVFRQAATSALSGIAIWLFFNVFYSMIIELISKPLLSSASITTVEQYINRQEFVLNLMRLSPNYLFSESTTTLLSPTVRSLGVLTVEQTTGAVVSPLPFDQSLLLIWPQVTGLIAVTMICFAIAYILFMRQEIRAH; encoded by the coding sequence ATGGTCTCGATGAAATTTATCATCGTTATTTTGAAGGACGTGAAGCGGATGGAAGAAAGTAAACGAATGATAACGTTAAAAACGTGGTTTCGATCGAAAGTATGGGCGAAAAAAAATACCGATCGGAAAAGGGAGACGGCGGGGACAAATGTATTTTTGGCGATCGTCCGAAAAGAATTTACCGACTATTTAACGAGTTGGCGGATTATCATTCTTTTGGCCATTATCTTATTGACGTGTTTCGGCTCTTTATATACTGCAGTGACAACGATTCAAGATGTTATTGGAGAATCGAATGATGCGGAAGAAATTGCAAAAAATGCGTATTTGTTTTTAAAACTGTTTACCGTATCCGATGGGACCCTTCCTTCATTCGTTACGTTCGTCGGGTTTTTAGGCCCGTTACTCGGTATCGCCCTCGGTTTTGATGCGATCAATTCTGAACGAAATCGAGGTACGTTAAGTCGATTATTGTCTCAACCGATTCCGCGGGACTATGTCATTAACGGAAAATTTGTAGCTGCCTTATTATTAAATGTCGTGTTGTTTTTTGCCCTTGGATTCATTTTTATGGCCCTTGGTATTTTGATCATCGGGATTCCGCCGACCTTCGAAGAGTTTTTTCGAATTCTCTTCTTCCTGTTATTAATTATCGTTTACATCGCTTTTTGGCTCAATCTCGGTATTTTGTTTTCCGTCGTATTTCGCCAGGCGGCAACATCAGCCCTTTCTGGAATTGCAATTTGGCTTTTTTTCAACGTATTCTATTCCATGATTATCGAATTAATTTCCAAACCATTGTTATCTAGCGCATCGATTACAACGGTGGAACAATATATTAACAGGCAAGAATTCGTATTAAATTTAATGCGTCTATCTCCGAACTATTTGTTCAGTGAATCGACGACAACGCTTTTGTCGCCAACGGTTCGAAGCCTCGGTGTTTTAACGGTCGAACAAACGACGGGTGCAGTCGTCAGTCCCCTTCCGTTCGATCAAAGTTTATTGCTAATTTGGCCGCAAGTTACTGGGTTAATTGCCGTTACGATGATCTGTTTTGCCATTGCCTACATTTTGTTTATGCGCCAAGAAATTCGTGCCCATTGA